The Candidatus Nitrosymbiomonas proteolyticus genome has a segment encoding these proteins:
- a CDS encoding glutamate dehydrogenase — translation MSNLFLAAQTQLDEVAALLHLPPEIHSLLREPMREHVVRFPVRMDDDSTRVFTGFRVQYNHALGPCKGGLRFHPEETVDTVRALAAWMTWKTALVDLPLGGGKGGVICNPKQLSEGELERVSRGFIRAIAKYIDDDVDVPAPDVYTNPQVMAWMMDEFATIRGRHRPGVITGKPVHLGGSLGRDDATARGGMYTIREAASNLGLDLSQATAVIQGYGNAGAFAHKLIEQLFGTKVIAISDSRGAIHSADGIDAQAAQEHKDATGSVVGLAGATRVEPEDLLELETDVLIPAALENVIHSGNAERIRAKIVAELANGPTTPEADPILHARGVRVIPDFLCNAGGVTVSYFEQVQNLNLDRWKLEQVHWRLDERMTEAFHTVEEKRQSLNVHPRLAAYAVAVERVARACIDRGWISRSTLARK, via the coding sequence ATGTCGAACCTCTTTTTGGCGGCTCAAACCCAACTCGATGAGGTGGCCGCTCTCCTTCATCTGCCCCCTGAGATTCACTCGCTCCTCCGCGAGCCGATGCGCGAGCACGTCGTTCGTTTCCCCGTCAGAATGGACGACGACTCCACCCGTGTATTTACCGGTTTTCGAGTGCAATACAACCATGCGCTCGGGCCCTGCAAGGGAGGACTCCGCTTCCACCCGGAAGAAACGGTCGACACCGTACGGGCGCTCGCGGCATGGATGACCTGGAAGACGGCGTTGGTGGACCTGCCTTTGGGCGGCGGGAAGGGGGGCGTGATCTGCAACCCGAAGCAGCTTTCGGAAGGCGAACTCGAGCGCGTCAGCCGGGGCTTCATTCGGGCGATCGCGAAGTACATCGACGACGACGTGGACGTTCCTGCGCCCGACGTGTACACGAACCCTCAAGTCATGGCTTGGATGATGGACGAGTTCGCGACGATTCGGGGCCGCCACCGGCCGGGAGTGATTACGGGGAAGCCGGTTCACTTGGGCGGTTCTCTGGGGAGGGACGATGCGACCGCGCGAGGGGGCATGTACACAATCCGGGAGGCGGCCTCGAATCTCGGTCTGGATTTGAGCCAGGCCACGGCCGTGATTCAAGGCTACGGCAATGCGGGCGCATTCGCGCACAAGCTGATCGAGCAGTTGTTTGGAACCAAGGTCATTGCGATCAGCGATTCGCGAGGGGCGATCCACTCCGCCGACGGGATCGACGCACAGGCGGCGCAGGAGCACAAAGACGCCACAGGTTCCGTTGTCGGGCTCGCTGGCGCAACCCGCGTGGAGCCTGAGGACCTGCTCGAACTCGAAACGGACGTGCTGATCCCTGCCGCGCTGGAAAACGTGATCCACTCCGGCAACGCCGAGCGGATTCGCGCCAAGATCGTCGCCGAACTCGCGAATGGGCCCACCACTCCGGAAGCCGACCCGATCCTTCACGCTCGGGGAGTGAGGGTGATTCCCGACTTCCTCTGCAACGCCGGTGGGGTCACGGTGAGCTACTTCGAGCAGGTGCAGAACCTCAACCTCGACCGTTGGAAGCTGGAGCAGGTGCATTGGAGGCTCGATGAGCGCATGACGGAAGCGTTTCACACGGTGGAGGAGAAACGCCAATCGTTGAACGTCCATCCCCGGCTGGCTGCCTACGCCGTTGCGGTGGAGCGGGTGGCTCGGGCCTGCATCGATCGGGGTTGGATCAGCCGAAGCACTCTAGCTCGGAAGTAG
- a CDS encoding mRNA degradation ribonuclease J1/J2 — translation MSTVEVISLGGVGEIGKNCTVVRQGDDIVVLDCGLSFPNEEMPGVDIVIPDFTYLIENAAHVRGVFLTHAHEDHVGALPYLLQHIDVPIHASEFTLALMKPKLDEQLPKRKLDLRPFQFGDILEAGALSVEPIRVTHSIPENASFAVRTVHGIVLLTGDFKFDFTPVDGKLSNVTRFGELAKEGVVLLLSDSTNVDRKGWGPSEKIVADGLRKVFLESPGRVLLTTFASTIHRMQQVYEVAAQTNRKVAVVGRRMEQNVETCSRLGYMKIPPGTRISLEETKNYPNEQLAILTTGSQGEPLSALVQMSKGTYGRLQIQQGDTVIYSARPIPGNEAAIWRTINRLFRQGARVVYGDDPPVHVSGHAYEEELKLMLNLTRPYYFAPVHGERRHQYDLARLAFQMDYPEHRVFLLDIGERLVVEETDARIEDRVPCGRVLVDNSGTPGVTDDVLRDRSNLSREGVIAVTVAIDVEMGEVVGDPYVQVRGVHSSEDVGKMVAKALDDLLDSLNVDDLRDSDKVRHLLAEAARRVVQRSIQMRPLVLPTVVEV, via the coding sequence ATGTCAACCGTCGAAGTGATTTCCCTGGGTGGAGTGGGCGAGATCGGCAAGAACTGCACCGTGGTCCGGCAGGGCGACGACATCGTAGTCCTCGACTGCGGACTTTCCTTTCCCAACGAGGAAATGCCGGGCGTCGACATCGTGATCCCTGACTTCACCTACCTCATCGAAAACGCGGCTCACGTCCGAGGCGTGTTCCTGACTCACGCCCATGAGGACCACGTCGGCGCGCTGCCCTACCTGCTGCAGCACATCGACGTGCCCATTCATGCCTCCGAGTTCACCTTGGCGCTGATGAAGCCCAAGCTCGACGAACAGTTGCCCAAAAGGAAGCTCGACCTCCGCCCCTTTCAGTTCGGCGACATCCTCGAAGCCGGGGCGCTCAGCGTCGAGCCCATTCGCGTAACCCACTCGATCCCGGAAAACGCCTCGTTCGCCGTGCGCACCGTCCACGGCATCGTGCTGCTCACCGGAGATTTCAAGTTCGATTTCACCCCCGTTGACGGCAAGCTGAGCAACGTCACGAGGTTCGGCGAACTCGCCAAAGAAGGCGTCGTTCTGCTGCTCAGCGACTCCACGAACGTCGACCGCAAGGGATGGGGGCCCAGCGAGAAGATCGTGGCAGACGGGCTGAGAAAGGTCTTCCTCGAAAGCCCTGGCAGGGTGCTGCTTACCACCTTTGCTTCGACGATCCATCGGATGCAACAGGTGTACGAGGTCGCCGCTCAAACGAACCGGAAGGTCGCGGTGGTCGGCCGCCGAATGGAGCAAAACGTCGAGACATGCTCCCGGCTCGGCTACATGAAGATTCCGCCTGGGACTCGAATCAGCCTCGAAGAGACGAAGAACTACCCGAATGAGCAGTTGGCGATTCTGACCACGGGCAGCCAGGGAGAGCCTCTCTCAGCTCTGGTGCAAATGTCGAAGGGAACGTACGGGAGACTCCAGATTCAGCAAGGCGACACCGTCATCTACTCCGCGAGGCCGATCCCCGGCAACGAAGCGGCCATTTGGCGAACCATCAACCGGTTGTTTCGGCAAGGGGCCCGAGTCGTCTATGGCGACGATCCGCCGGTTCACGTTAGCGGCCACGCCTACGAGGAGGAGCTCAAGCTGATGCTCAACCTCACGCGGCCCTACTACTTCGCGCCGGTCCACGGCGAACGCAGGCACCAGTACGATCTCGCGCGGCTTGCGTTCCAGATGGACTACCCCGAGCACAGGGTGTTCCTCCTCGATATCGGGGAGCGCCTGGTCGTCGAGGAGACCGACGCGAGGATCGAAGACCGGGTGCCTTGCGGAAGGGTTCTGGTAGATAATAGTGGCACTCCCGGCGTCACTGATGACGTTCTCCGCGACCGCAGCAATCTCTCGCGCGAAGGCGTGATCGCCGTCACGGTCGCGATCGACGTCGAAATGGGCGAGGTCGTGGGCGACCCGTATGTTCAGGTTCGGGGTGTCCATTCCAGCGAAGACGTGGGCAAAATGGTCGCAAAGGCGCTCGACGACTTGCTGGACAGCCTCAATGTGGACGACCTTCGGGACAGCGACAAGGTGCGCCACCTGCTGGCGGAGGCGGCCCGCCGCGTCGTACAGCGGTCGATCCAAATGCGCCCGCTCGTCTTGCCGACGGTCGTCGAAGTGTAG